Proteins from a single region of Gasterosteus aculeatus chromosome 20, fGasAcu3.hap1.1, whole genome shotgun sequence:
- the LOC144389807 gene encoding uncharacterized protein LOC144389807, producing the protein MEVGQTVRVAGPPAPSPSLGATYSVPVRIQGGIHQAMVDSGCTQSMIHQRLVRHGALVEASRYGRSPRPPRDFLPSSCCSAEDHGGCSTCLRNTGRRVRAPVRTRFSTSWTCEPNSTHWVSCHVRICSRPRNVNSGCTTEGPG; encoded by the exons atggaggtgggccaaacggtgcgggttgccgggcctccagcaccctcccccagtctgggagcgacgtacagcgttccggtaaggatccaggggggtatacatcaggcgatggtggactctggctgcacgcagtctatgatccACCAGAGACTGGTTCGAcacggggcattggtggaggcatcccgg tacgggaggtcccccaggcctccacgggattttctcccttcgagctgctgttcggcagaagaccacggggggtgctcgacctgcttaaggaacactgggaggagggtccgagccccggtaagaacgagattcagtacgtcctggacctgcgagccaaactccacacactgggtgagttgtcacgtgagaatttgctccaggcccaggaacgtcaatagcggctgtacaacagaggggccaggctga